gggctataaatacctgtggggtgtgtgacgggatttaccgattgagaagaggtggaacggtgcagtgagggtctccttggatgtgtggaaaatgggtcgtaaagcagatacagttaatgacTGGCTAAAAgaagtgactgcatttgggtgcggtcaaaggccatagtgtgaaggaaggagctgaatctgcaggtgtgtggaagcTTGCGGTTATAcgagtctaccagcagtggcagaaatcccagtctacaggaaattcagAATAATGAGCAAAGCTGTAGGCAGGTTCATTTCCCCCGATAGCGGATAGTGTTTCTGtcctctgtgtcctctcagcactTTGTGGTCAGCCTTTCCTGGCAagcctagcgttagcttttagccttactGTCGTATTCTCCTGAGGGCCTGCTGCCTTTCAAAGGGCTCAAAgggctttcactagtgggctgggCATATGGAGGGTAACCATATTTTGGGTAATTTGTCATgattaggatgttgtggctggggggcttcaGGTACGCCTAAGTTATAGGTGGGGGTTAAACCTCTTTTTATAATCAGGACTAACATGGTCTTATTAGCCTACACAGCAAATCCTCTCCATTCATTTCAACTTGAGTGTCTCACAAGTAAAATTATAAAATTTTCAATATaaaacattaagaaataatagttttaaacattttttttacacttttgtTGTTCAGGTATTATTGGCTGTAGTGGGAACCAGTTTGACcgatggctgcatgtagattcAGGTACATGTAGATCAATAATGGTGATGAGAAGGCGGAGCTTAAACAGACGTGTTTAAAGCTTCTTGTACTAACAAACGCAAATGGAAATCAATGCAAAATCCCGGACATTTTTCCTAATCCTCCATTAAATATTggggtggtggctcagcggttagagctctgagctattgatgacagggctgtgggttcgatacccaggctcggcaaacCATCACACTGGCTTTTAACCCTGCAtcagttgtttgtgtgtgtgtgtgtgtgtgtgtgtgtgtgtgtgtgtgttcactgcacggatgggttaaggGTAGAGGCTAAATTCTGAAGTTCTTCTAAAGTCACAGACATGTTCACACACACGTTCGAAGAATACATATTTGTTTATTAGAAACAGAAGACATCTGAAATCAAAGCGAATCTGTCCCTCATTCTCAAAACGATATGTGAGACATCAGTCATTTGCATAACCCTACTATGTACAAAATAATCAGAACTAACAGAACTCTCGAGAACTAGTGTCAAAGCAAAACAGAACGGACGAACAGGAAAACAAGGCTTCACATCCTCTGAGCGAGTTCTTATGACTTCATAGAAAAATATGATTTATTCCAACGCCGCGCAAAATCCCCGCCAACCTATTTACAAACAAGAATATTTACTACGACTGGCTGCTGACCTAGTAGTGCACAGTACTACTGTACAGAATATCCAGTGAGACCTCAACAAGCAAACTACAGCAGACCAACCAACCAAAACAGCCATCATACACCGAACACAGCTACTCAAGGCACTAATTCAGGTAATACCTTTTTTGTTCCAGGATGAGAACagagatatacacacacataaataacaGTTTAAATTAAGTAGAAACATTTCTGTGAAAGAAAATGAGTCGAACCCCAGCCTTTCGTGCCGTGTTCCTAATTTATACAGAtgtgaaacaaaaaaaaggaaaaaaaaagaaaaggtaaaCATGATTTTTAGTTCATCAGCCTAGATGTGCTTGAAATCTGAActgtgctaggctaacattgctaacaaacactgaacatAGGCGGTCACCAAGCTCATTTCCATAAATACAGGCCCAGAAGCGCCCCAGAAGCGCcccttcgtagctccccctagcgcTAGCAACGCTCTAGGACGGACACGAAGAAGGTAAGGATGCTCTTTTTCATGGGGAAAGTGCCAGGTTCCCAGCTCCACAGTACCAGCTAACATGCGCTATTGCTTTAGAgccatgaggggagagagagagcgccatctacccacctggagaaagcactgccaatagcaCTTTCTCTTATTCCAGCTGATGGCTAAGCAACATGGCCTGGGATTCAAAATCAGGAGGCTCAAGCCATAGTGGAAGAGCATTAGGCCGCTGAGCCTAAACCCAAGCCCCTAGTCTTTTTCTGAGCAGTTGCACCACCTGGAGTAACTGGAACCACAGTTTGAAAGTGGTCCACTTTGAAGGCCAAACCATATTACCACTTTAAGCAGGGTGTCGGATCTCAGATTTACTAATATCAGATTGGTGACTGCTCAAAGCCAGTGTCTGCTAGAATGTTCCCATTGCAAAAGAAGCACACGCCGGATATCTAATGCGTCTTGACTGATCGACAGCATCTGGGGCAAGAGATGAATCCTCTTCATTTGATTCCTTTAAGTCAAGCCTTCATACGGAAGACAAACGGACCTCTCTGGAGTGCTTTCTCAAATTAGAAGGCTGCAGACCCGAATCTGAGGACTCAGAAAACAGTTAAACGCTCTCCCTGCTTCAGAACAGATGTCCTGCCTATATTTATTACTCTGATATGAAAATACagggataaataaagtgtgcACTTGTGAACAGCTGTCTGGCCCATGCTTGAGGTGGAGCTAGAATAGAGCTTAATTTGAAAGCAACGGTTCAAGCGGGGGGTGGATTGAGGGGGAGGGCGAGACGTAATTAAAAAGCTGGAGCTTTGAGGTGAGGCCTAACTTTGAGACGCAGCCTGGGCAGCACATGCGGCGGCAGATGTGTGCGTAAGAAGTGGCGTGTTCTGGGAAGCTCTGCAAATGGGAGGAGTGGAAGAATGGGAGGGGGATGGTGAAGAAATAGAAATCCAAATGAAATGGAGTGACGAGTTGCAAACGCCACAAGCGTCAGTAGGACTTGTGCTGCCACTCATGGTCTTTTTGATGTGCTGCTGCCAGGGTCCTCCTCCCTACTGCTGCTCTTCAGCAGTGTTTTACTGCTGCTTATGGAAGGACTTGGACTGTCTGCTTCAGTCGATTTTAATGGCCATTTTATAGGAACATCTTTGAATATCTTTGAATATCTTTTGAATATCGAATATCGTAATGCTGACCGCCCTAATTATTTGGCTACCAGTAAATCTAACATTTGATTAgactggtgatgccacagccatccaggGTCAGGAGTCTGACGAAGCACCTCAGGGAGGATCTGAGGGAGCCTTGCTTTTCATTACTCAGTGCAATGCTAGCTGACATTAGctgatgtgttaaaaaaaaaaaaccatcaaTTAGCCCGCCTCcctttgtagctccccctagctctagcaatgctccaacagtGGCGTCCAACATTTTTGCTTTAAGAGCAATGAAGGGTTCTCTCGAACTGGGACAATTTTAAAGGCACCTGTAGCGAGAGtgcagcagtaaaaacaaaggatcggacaGAGTGGGCCTCAAATACTGTAGTagggatcaggacatccctactaaagtacagagagagcacagccgcAAACGCATCCCGTCCATCGCTCAGAGGGACGCTAGCTGATGCTGATCCAGAGGATGCACATGCTAGTGTTCACCCTTCCAGAagtggtagcatcatgtgattTGATGGAGTCCTAGCCTGTCCTAGGACTGATAAACTATGAGAAAACTGTATTCTGCCTGTATTGGCGGCCACTGTCTCATATTAATAGGCACCTCTAACAGCGgtacagcggtaaaaacaaaggatcgcaAGTAGACTGGGCTTTGAATGGACGTCCCTACTACAATGAACCAGAGCACTGTCTGATAGTCTGATAGGCTACAGACTATGGCTCGGGTCCATTGTGGCTGAAATCGGGCAGCTGACTGTGCAGCAGAGGGGGTGGGCTTTTGTTTTCGTTTTTAGTTGTGATGTAAGCAGCCTTAAAAAAAGTGGTGGACCGTCGCCCTCCCAGTACTTTGAAAAATGGCCTCTTGGCCCCTTGGTTTCCGCAGCCATGGCTGTTAATGGCATAGGCGTACTTGAATAAGCACCCTACCCTAAATAGCAAAGTTGAACAAACCTCCAAAAGAAACTCCGAACAAATCAAAAACAGAAGcccttcctctttctcttttcagTCCAGTGGAGCTAAAGACTTCAGCCTCGGGGCGAATTCTTCTTCTGAACTGAGGAGTCCTGCAACTCCCTGAAGAGTTAGCAATATTAAGAACACTGGTGAAATGACAGAGCAGTTGTAATTGTGAAATCAGACGAGCTGGTTACATTTCCACCGTGACATTTAAGGCAGCTCTCCCTTCTTAGGAAACACATTAAAGGGCTAAAGATGAACCAATGTGGCAAATCATGGGAGCGCGGAAAGAGCTGGGAATATGCTTCCACCTGGTTTGAAACTTGGAAGTCACGTGCAGTGTGGTGTCTGGCCGGGATATGTACACACTGAGTAGCTTAATTTTAGCAGGCTTGTTTTCATTGCTTCAGGCTACCCTATGATCAAGAACCACGTGAGCCTCTCCCTTTGCATTAACCATACAAAATAACACGGGCGTACACTGTGGATTAGTGATCAGCCGAAGACAGGCGTCCTCCAAGCTCAGAAATAATACAGCCTTTCCTTTTGCATGATATACAATTTAACTCCCCTCGCATTTACAAGTTTGGCATCGCTGTGttcatcttttttatttatttatttaattaattaaatgatcATCTTCCAGCAGCGCTcctccgctctctctctctctctctctctccctctcccctcacTCACACGTACCATTCCCTACGAGAGATCACGGAGCCGTCCGTGTGAGAGACGTAGTCGCAGTCCGTGCCGTTATCGTAACAGCTGTCCTGCAGGTAGGGGGTGCCATTGTTCAGCGTGGGGCCGTGGACAGGTGGCCCACTGGGGTTCACGCTGTGGTGGCTGTGCTGGTCGGAATAGTAAGTGCACCCTCTCTGGAGGCTGTCACCCCAGCCGCCCTCGTCTTTGGTGTAATCTGGGTAGATGACGTCCCCCTCGGGTTTGGGCTTCAGGTCCTGGCTACCTTTGCCCGAGTCACCTCCGTACACGTCGTGCAGCTCGTGCGGCTGGAGCACGTCCAGCTGCGACTCCTTCTGCATGTCGGACGGACCCAGGTACTGCTTGGTGTAGTAGTCGCCGCGGAAGGTGCGCCGCTGCCGCAAGTAGCACAGCGCCCCCAGGCCCAGCAGCAGCGCCAGGAGCAGGATCCCGCCCACTGCCCCGCCCACCACGGTGCCCAGGGTGCTGTCTGACGGGGAAGCCAGTGTTGGGGAGGTGAACTGGGCGCGCCGCTGCGTGGGAGACGTGCCGGAGGAGCCCAGCGCGACTGCTgcgctggtggtggtggggatggCCGTGGTGGGAGGCGGCTCTAGCGAGGAGAAGGGAGGAAGGAGCAGGACGGGTGGTGGTcaggagagtggagagagataagagagaggagagaattAGACTAGATTAGACTGACtatcaataatattaatacattatatacaccATCCCTtcttaatgaatgaatttgGCTATATTCAGTTGcacgcattgctgacacagcttgtttagaccctgtagagaagtactgccaatagaataggactttctggagcaggtaaacatgaacctgttggcaccatgctgcctaatgccaggcgtgggctaactgggtataaagccccctagcactgagctgtgatagatgatgctccatccaatacttttgggctgagttggggatgctcttgtcgttgaatgcaatcaaatcctcacagcaatgcttctccaaaatctagcagaaagccttcccttcttggacagtagagacagttactccaacaaaagtttttttttttattattatttatttatttttactatccgctttcagaagaaacaattaacgagccggtgtctcaatactttttatatagtgtgtgtgtgtgtgtgtgtgtgtgtatatatgagaACACACaagtttataataacacttttaGCCCACATTCGCATTCAACTTAtagtttaaatgttaatttttgacataattggaATCTGCCAGTTGTCCCTTACATAGCATcatgatgatgaatggaccaataggaacaCTCCAAAGCCAGTTATGACGTGTGTATGGTTTAGACACACGTCTTTTATAGTAAGGGGGAGTTCCCCCTTATCAGTTTTCTTGTACTGAGGGAATGATTGTTATAGGATATAATCAGGATATGTGTTGCATCTACAATGTTTTGAAGTATGTAGGTATACACAGgtatttgtatgtatatgatttgcatgtgtgtgtgtgtgtgtgtgtgtgtatatatatatatatatatatatatatatatatatatatatatatatatatatatatatatatatgtgtacacATGTATAGAGAAACTGGATACGGATGTTGGTGACCTTTCTCCTTTAAATGATAGGGCCTTATGTCTATGGGGTAAGACAGGTGGGTGTACAGGGTGGGAGTTCTTTTTCTGTTGTTAGGAGGtggggttatatatatatatatattttttttttttttgtgtgtgtgtgtgtgtgtgtgtgtgtgtgtgtgtgtgtgtgtgtgtgtgtgtggaaatccATGTTTCCAAATTAAAACATCtgacattgactttcattgaaggtcaaggtttttttccccctcctccccTAAAGTTATTTAGCTATTttgcagatacaaggttttggcatGATTAGtgaaaatgtatatgtataataaaaagCTGGAAAGGGCTCTGGATGAGTATAAGGAAATAGGAGGGAAGCAGTGTTTTGCTCCTCTGTGCTCATAAACATGCAATAGCTGCTCGTAAACAATAGAAGCCACTGCGAGGTTTCGTCTTCAAACGTGACTCCTCACCACTAACGGATGGAGTTTGGTTTGGCGTTTGCTCCTAACCTTTTTAGCCACATTTAAAGATCATGCGTCGAGGACGTCCAAGTCCAAGAACTGAAGTCACTGTTTGGATaacgataaaaaaaaaaattaaaagaaaaaaaactacacGGAAGTAGAAAATGAGGGGTTCTCAAGTTCCATGCCTACGGAGCAGCGGTTTTGCCAAACGTATAGCTAAAAAGCCATCCTAGAGGCCAGGGCTGATGCGTGGGGAGGgtttttttaatgcagtttgGAAAAAAGATGTCAGTTCTTCCTCACTGAAAAACTTGTATTTCTGAAGTATGGAAGTGTAGATCTAGCCCGAAAAGAACTGTGGCGCGGTACATTCCCAAGTTCAGGCAGGAGGGAGGACGAACTCCAAGGCTCTCTGAACTCGCAGCTGGAAAGAGTGCGTTTCAAAAGacgaaaaagaaaacagaaaacaaagtaGGCCGACACTCGCACTCTGAGCATGacctttttttgcttttctggAGTCTCTGGTGGGAGTAAAACGACACTGAGAAAGCAGCGCGCGAAACCTGCTGGTGTGATTTTAAGAGGAACGAAGAGAAAGGAAAGCCTGTTACTAGTTACTTCAGGGGGGCTCTAATTAGATTCTGCGCTGTTCACAACTTGTTGCCCGGTGCAGCTGATTTGGGCGAGGAGCTCACCTCGTATCCAGATGTGTACGTCCCGAGAGCGCCGACCCACGTCGTTCAAAACCTCACACCTGTACGTTCCAGAATCATTTCTCTGCAGAGGACGAGTGAAGACCAGACTGCCGTTTGCTGCCTCCACTCCGGCAGGCATGTGCATGTCCACTCTGAGGAAACAGCAACGTAACAATTAAGTTTAAGAAAACGGTcctatcagaacattatgaccacctacctaacgTTGGGAATGACCACCTTTGGCTCGGATGACCCACGAGCGAGACCTTGTGGCATGGACTGGCTATATTAGTTACCACTCGTCTGAGTTTGTGTTCAATGGCCTATGGGGCTccactgttatgccattggAACAGGGTTCCATTCTCAatactagggctgggcgatatggtaaaaatactatatcatgatacGCAATATTTATCCCGAttcatgtaatcacagactaaacacatcagtagcgacatattcttataaactactattcagatactgaCTATTATCATGACCTTCTGGAAACCAGTCAAAAGgtgtcctttgcccatgacaatggttttgcactctgctacaactgactggtgtgctcgcttatttatacatgaCTGGAATTTTGGTCTTATGACCAAGAGGCATCTAATCTAATGATGAGTGTGTGAAACAACACTGCTAGCAACCTAGCAAACCGTCAAGTCCAATCCTCCCAAGTAAGATCCTGTCCACAAAAGCACGATAAGGGCAACATTATCACATCATCCCATTCCCATCACCGGGGAGCACATGTGACACATGCAAATGATGAGCTGGAGGACGTGATCAAACAGCCAGCGTAGCCCACTGCAGTTACCTGGTCCAGAGGAAGAGATGAGGAAAAGGATTGGCATTCGCTCTGCAGTCCAGCCTTGCATTCTCCTGTCCCACATACCAAACCTCGTCCTGGCCGACCACCATGACATCTGGAGCGACTGGAACAAATAATATCAAGGAAAAACAATCTCACCCACAATCCATCACAAAGTAGGATATAGATAAAAAACAAATCCACACAGTATGCCTTAGGAAGCGAGAACTGGCCTAGAAGCATTCACTGACTGAACCTGTGGTGAAGTGGGCAACGTTCTAAGCTCTGGTGCCACAATTAGATGATCTTAAATGGAAATGCTGGCCTACCTAATATGAACTGGCATGAAAAATCAACCATTTAATTAGCTGAAAAGGACACAGAGGTTTTATATTAGGGAGCTTAATTGCCCTTAATTGGCATTAACAGATTGGGCCTGATTCGTCAACTCAGCAGTCATGGCGCTACGCCACGCCAAATGTGCAGCACAGTGTTTAAGCCCTATTCACAAAGTTAAGGTGGAGTTTCTCAGCGCACTGCGGTCTTTTAACATGTGACCTCAGTAACAGCTCATGGTAATGAGGTCAAGCTCAAGGACCAATGTTCAGTTACTGTACAGGTGCCAGAATGGACCGAGTCAGGGAGTCTAATAACAGACGGAGTCatggtctaatgcgctaccgcTATGGTCGCGGGGGTTGCGAGTTCCAATCCGGAGCCATACCCCTGCTCtacaggtgggtagatggcgctctcctcCCTCATCGCTCTTTATAGCTTCATTAAACGGCACAggctgtctgttagctgacgtgGCGGggctggggacccggtgcttcctgcgtgtcggctgcccggtATGCTGCATAGGCCGACTTCGCATATAGCATATagcctcctagtgtcaggagcctTGCTAGTGAGCTACGTTGGGTGTGCTGCAGTTGTGCTGCTTGATCAGAATGTACTTTTTAAACAAAGTTAATTGGAGTTTATTTACTTAATACTGACCAGtgagacattttttaaaaattgcgCAATAGTGTGGTCTGTGAATcactgtagtgtcctgtagtgccGGATTTCAAGGAAGCAGTAAAAACCGCAGACTTCCTTGTTAATGACTGAGCACATGTACCACTGCAACGCTATTCCCTCTTAACACCGGGGCAAATCtggttgtgtgttttaatgaatTTGGCTCTAGACTCAGTAGAGTAGAGTTGGTACGGAGCACCCTCAGTGTGACTGAGATCATTACAAAGGGCCCTAGCATGTttagctgtatttaccttggcacAGATAAATAATGAGTACTGGCATGCtgtgtgaacctcaaacactgttttaTCTTCACTGAAAAGAATTAGAGCTAGAGTTAGGGCTAGTGCTTGGGCTAGTGTTAATGGACTAACTTTAGTCCCCCCATAACCCAGCATAGTGCACCTTAACTGGGCATCAACTTTTTAAGAACCCCCCCTCTTGACGTATGCGGCCGACGTGGCTAGCTACTTTATGGGAATTCTGCTTGCTGGTTACGCTATGATTGAAGGAATCCGCAGACTTATTTGGCCTATTAGGGCTTTGGTATTAGCCCAACACTAACGTTAGCTAAGCTGTCTACGTTTACCTTGCCTATAATCTGTTTATATATTCTATTTTAGCCATCTTTAGGGCGTgttggtgtgtctttgctatcatacCAACGGCAAAAGTTTGTCTTGCTCATGtattaagtctcttaattaatcatgggtgtggtgtgtgttttttatttatttttatttatttttattttttttgcgtGCTTGGGCTAGTGTTAATGGACTAACTTTAGACCCCCAGCAACCCAGCATAGTTCACTTTAACTGGGCATCAACTTTTTAAGAAATCCCCCCCCATAATCCCTTTCGCATCGCTGCTTGTCGACATTTTCCTCCATCATGTCGACTGTTCCCCATTCAGCCCATCGTGCTTCAAACTAAAAAGTGTTACCTGCATTTACAATGACATTCCACTACGTTTTGATAGAGTACGACATTCTGCACAAGCCGTTCAAAGACTTTTCCTGAGCACCGAAAGGCTCTTGCACTGTGTATTAACCTCAACCTCATTGGTTCCGCTCCTACTGTGAGTCCTGCTGGGCTATGATCAATATTTCATAAACCGTCTCCATTAGGCAGCACTCTGCTCAAACAGACAGCAGCCAACGGTTCAAGATGCCAAAGGAAGTGCACATCCATGATTATAATGTTTAAATGACTCTTAAATGGTTTTACGAGCACGAGAGTGCAATGGTGACACTTCATAACAGGGTGTGGTCCTAAAACGTCTACTTGACTGAGGAAATGTATCCTGGAGGGATATAGCCTAGAGTGAAGTGCAAGCAAATGCAACTGTGGAAGCTTACAAGTAAAGTAAGCCCTGGAAACAAACCCTGAGAAACTGGCTTTGAATACTCAGGGTTTCCGAACAGTCCCGAAATACTTCTGTTCTCAAAAGTAACCTTTAAAAACAACAAGCTTTACATTTCATAATTATCCATTGCGCTGCAATTTATAATATTTTCAGATGGCAACAAGCTATTAATAGTGCTCAGCCGTCCAATGAGCGATCACTATGGCCCACagagtttgaatcccaagccatgctgctttgccatcagtagccagagtctgagagcgcacaactggccatgctgtCTCTGGGTAGGTAGACGGTACTTAGTCTTTCCTCTCTTAGtgattggag
The sequence above is drawn from the Salminus brasiliensis chromosome 11, fSalBra1.hap2, whole genome shotgun sequence genome and encodes:
- the nectin3a gene encoding nectin-3-like protein; translation: MAKGRGFPLGNTPLSTALSLQVALLLLVFTGVCSNEVLVPERISAVLGKNVTLSCRVEVGSNLSLTQSSWERHLPSGRTTLAVFNPDFGISIVEEYKSRVHFVRPSVEDASIVLQGVSFADVGSYTCKVVTFPLGNTQASTVVDVMVEPKVYVSAGSAPLVDGDVDSEVATCAAERARPPAEVFWESELFGRSEKVDQNEPNGTTTTQVRYIWAPTSQALGHTLTCVVRHPALAMEFRIPYVLDVQFAPDVMVVGQDEVWYVGQENARLDCRANANPFPHLFLWTRVDMHMPAGVEAANGSLVFTRPLQRNDSGTYRCEVLNDVGRRSRDVHIWIREPPPTTAIPTTTSAAVALGSSGTSPTQRRAQFTSPTLASPSDSTLGTVVGGAVGGILLLALLLGLGALCYLRQRRTFRGDYYTKQYLGPSDMQKESQLDVLQPHELHDVYGGDSGKGSQDLKPKPEGDVIYPDYTKDEGGWGDSLQRGCTYYSDQHSHHSVNPSGPPVHGPTLNNGTPYLQDSCYDNGTDCDYVSHTDGSVISRREWYV